ACGGCAGCGGCAGCCAGCGACGACAGCCAGCACAATGGTCACCGGAAGCCCCACGCGGTGTCCGGTGAAGCGCCCCATCCCGTCAGCGGAGGGCCCGTGGTGAAACTGCCCACCGCCTTTGGCGACTTCGTGGCGCAGGCGTGGACAGACCTCGTAACAGGCGTGGAGCATCTGGCCGTCAGTTCCCCCAATGCTCCCACCGACGGAAAAGCTCCCCTTGTCCGGCTGCATTCCGAGTGCCTCACCGGGGATGTCTTTGGCTCCTACCGGTGCGACTGCGGGGAACAGCTCGCCTTCGCGCTGGAGCTGATCCGGGACAACGGAGGAACCCTGCTCTACCTCCGCGGCCAGGAAGGCCGCGGCATTGGCCTGGCCAACAAGATCAAGGCCTACGCGCTGCAGGAAGCGGGCTTTGACACCGTCGAAGCCAACGAGCAGCTGGGCCTTCCCGTTGATGCCCGCTGCTACAAGGCCGCGGCCCAGATCCTCGCGGAAATGGGCCTGCATGAAGTCCGGCTGCTGAGCAACAACCCGGACAAGCAGAACAGGCTGGCCAAGGCCGGGGTGACGGTCGTGGAAATGGTTCCCACAGAGGTCCCCTCCCGCGAACAGAACATCCGGTACCTGCGCACCAAGAAGGACCGCATGGAACACCGGCTGGTGCTGGACACCCAGGTGGCTCCCGTGCCTGTGACGGCCCCCGAAACACCTTACGACCACGAGCAAGACTGACGTCTTCACGAACGAACGGAACACAAGAAACCCATGAGCGGACACGGCGCCCCCGACATCGACCTCAGCACCCTCAACCCGGCTGAAACCTCGCAGCTGAAGCTGGCCATCATCGCAGCCAGCTGGCACACGCAGATCATGGATGGCCTCCTGGACGGTGCACTCCGCGCCGCCAAGGATGCCGGGATCGCCGAGCCCACCGTTCTCCGGGTTCCCGGCAGCTTCGAACTTCCCGTGGCCGCCGCGCGGCTGGCACCGCACTTTGACGCCGTGGTGGCCCTCGGCGTCGTGATCCGCGGCGGCACGCCGCACTTCGACTACGTCTGCCAGGCTGCGACGTCGGGCCTCACCGACGTCAGCGTCTCCACCGGCGTGCCGGTGGGCTTCGGCGTGCTCACCTGCGA
This region of Arthrobacter sp. DNA4 genomic DNA includes:
- the ribH gene encoding 6,7-dimethyl-8-ribityllumazine synthase, whose amino-acid sequence is MSGHGAPDIDLSTLNPAETSQLKLAIIAASWHTQIMDGLLDGALRAAKDAGIAEPTVLRVPGSFELPVAAARLAPHFDAVVALGVVIRGGTPHFDYVCQAATSGLTDVSVSTGVPVGFGVLTCDNEQQGLDRAGLPGSKEDKGHEAVTAALATAVVLKQYRS
- the ribA gene encoding GTP cyclohydrolase II, which translates into the protein MTAAAASDDSQHNGHRKPHAVSGEAPHPVSGGPVVKLPTAFGDFVAQAWTDLVTGVEHLAVSSPNAPTDGKAPLVRLHSECLTGDVFGSYRCDCGEQLAFALELIRDNGGTLLYLRGQEGRGIGLANKIKAYALQEAGFDTVEANEQLGLPVDARCYKAAAQILAEMGLHEVRLLSNNPDKQNRLAKAGVTVVEMVPTEVPSREQNIRYLRTKKDRMEHRLVLDTQVAPVPVTAPETPYDHEQD